From the genome of Archaeoglobus neptunius:
AGCCAGAAATTTCCGGAGATGCTGTATACCGCAACTCCCACAAGCGAGACCACAAGCGGAGATAGAGAGGAGAGTAGTGCCCTGTGGACGGGCAGCTTGGACGTTACAACCAGAACCCGGAGAGGTGTTACCTCCACACTCTCAACCCTGTCTCCTGCTGCAGCGACGTGTAAAACTTCGTGAAGGAAAATTGAAAGGTAGATCGCGAGCAGACAGGCTTCAGCATTGAGCCAGAAACTGAACCAGCACAAAGCTGGAAGAAAGGCAACTTGCAGCAGCCAGAATACTCTGTTTTTAAAAATACCCCCGGCGAGCTTGAGGAAGAAATTCACCCAACCACCTCGCGATTTTTACGTCGAGATCGTAGAGGCAGAGGAGTATTGGTAGAAGAAGGGCAGTGGCTGGAAAGGACAGACCAAAAACTATGATAAGATACAGAACCAGAGAGAGCAGCGAGCGGGACGATCTGTCGGGATCTGCCGGGATAATGAGGCATGCAAAGGCTGCGGCTAAGGAGAGGTGTGTAAGTGTGATCAAATCTGTCTGCAGTATGTCAGAGAGTAAGGTGGAAATTGAGAACATTGCGATCAGGGATAAAGCAAATGCGGAGAATACAGCCGTAATTCTACGCTTTAACGGTGTTCTGACGACAAGTCTGAGTTCGTCAACTCTCACATCAATGCTTCTGGCGAAGACCAGCAGTGTGAATGGAAGCAGGCGGATTGCCTGAGAAAGTTCAGGTCTGAAGTGCAGTTTGAAGACTTTTGCCGCATTGAAGTTGTGGAGAATCATCGCGAAAATCGGTGTTAGGATGGCAAGGATCAGACTGATGGAATACCCGTAAATTTCACCGGGCAACGTGTGCAGTTGAAAGGAGATATAAAACAAGAAGGGCGATGCTGTCACCAGACCCAGACGTCGTGAATTAAAATTTTGAAATAAATTCTGACTATTTGCATACACACCTGATCTGGACCTCAAACAGGTTTTTCCATACTATCCCGCACTCTTTCACGCTCCAGTTGCAGGCAAATGCCGCACAAACTCCGCATGCTCCACCGTAGAGTGCAAGGGCGGCAACGGCCACAACGAGTATAACAACAACTATCCCGTAGTAGTAGTACCTGCCACCCCTCTTTTCCACTATCCTGTCTACCAGAAGTGTGTACACTGCGGCGGAAAACGCGGAGAATAACAGCGCCACTGCCATGTCAATGCGGTAGGTAGTAAGACCACCGGTGCTGACCTCGTAAACCCACGGAAGGTTCACACCCTTCGAGGCGAGTAGGTGCTTAGAAATACAAAACTCGGCAACATCAAAGCTGCCACGATTACCATGTATATCAGCTTCGTGTACTTTCTCGAACTCGGCACCTCCTTCACCTCCCAAAGTTTTTAACATTTTGGTATCACATGTCAAATATTTAAATTTTTCTGTATTATAAAAACGTAAACACGAGATTTATTCGAAAAGAGCGTAGATTACAGAGTTCAAATGATGTTGACACGGTAAATTTTCTGTTTACTGATTTCGAAACGTACTTTAACATCTGATAACTATCAGCAAATTTTCTATGCCTAACTCCGACTCTCCACAGTGGACATCCTATCCAGGAACAGATGTAAGATGTTGAAAATTCTGGCTCGAAGAGAGAAAAGAACATCCGAACTCGTGTCGGATTTGGGAATCAGCAAAACTGCCGTTTCCCGGCACATAACCCGGCTTAAAGAAGACGGACTGATAACCAAAGACGATGGCAGGTTCAGGTTAACCGGAAAGGGAAAATTGCTTGAGCGAGGAAACTCGAAGAAACGATTGAGTTTGTGGAAAGGTATCCGGACTTCTGGACGTCGCACGACACAGAACAGATACCGGAATCCATGAAACTCAGAATTTGGAAAATCGGTGATTACACTGTATTAAGAGGAGATCGGACGAATTTTCTCGGCAATTCTTCGATCCTTGCATCTGCGCTAAAAAATGTGAAATTGGTGAGGGCCGTTTTCAGCGTCGTGCTCCCCGAATTCTTGACGACACTCGCTGAAATTTCCAAACATGCGGACGTTTCAATCGTCGTAACAGAAGATGTGGTTAAATTTTTTTGAATGAAAAAATCACCCGGAATGCCGGCGTTTTCATTAACAATTCAGCGAGGCTTCTTTGCCTAACTACAGACAGGAAACTCTGTTTGGCCCCCTATTATTTAAATGGGGAGTTCGACATTTCGTCGATTTTGCTCAGCGACACCCCTTCGGCCATAAACTGGGGTCTGGAGCTTTTTGAATGCTTTGAGAGATCTTCAAAACTGCTTCAACCTTAGGTATTGGCCAGTTATTTTCCGTCGGGAAAACCATCCGATCAGGCAACCGCAAAATTCATATGACATTAACTGATAGACTACCCAGAGGGCTCGTGGTCTAGGGGTTATGACGTCGCCTTGACGAGGCGAAGGTCCCCGGTTCGAATCCGGGCGAGCCCACTCACTTTTTAGAAAGTATCCGGGTTGGAATGGCGTGAAGATTGCTGTGAGAAAACCGGGTAAAATTATACATACTGCGACTATTTCTGTGTATTGATGACCCACATCAGGATCGCTCTTGCTCAGATAAACCCTGTGGTTGGAGACCTTGAGGGCAATGCAAGAAAGGTTGTTGAGTGGGCTGAGAAGGCGAAAAAACTTTCTGCTGACATTGTTGTTTTTCCCGAAATGGTTATAACAGGCTATCCTCCTGAGGATCTGCTCCTAAAGCCCGATTTCGTAGAGGACAACGTGAGATGGGCAACGTGGGTTGCACGGAATATCGACGGTATCGTGGCGATTTTCGGTTTTGTGGAGCAGTGTGATGACAATTACAACGCCGCTGCGGTTGCCAGCGGAGGTAAAATCGTTGCAACTCACAGAAAGATGTATCTGCCGAACTATGGAGTTTTCGATGAGCAGAGGTATTTTAAAGCTGGAGATGAACCTCTTGTTGTTGAAATTGACGGTGTGAGGGTGGGACTGGGAATATGTGAGGATATATGGTACCCTGATGTAGTCCAGATGGAGGCTCTTTCAGGAGATGCGGAAATAGTTGTGAACATCAATGCTTCTCCCTATCACGTCGGGAAATGGAGGTTGAGGGAGAAGATGCTCGCAACGAGGGCAAGCGATAACACGGTTTTCGTTGCATATCTCAACATGGTTGGTGGGCAGGATGAGCTGGTTTTCGACGGCCATAGCATGGTATTCGGCCCTGACGGCGAGCTGGTCGCTAGGGGAAAGCAGTTTGAGGAAGACCTCATAATTGTGGATCTTGACAGCAGAGAGGTCCTTCGCAAACGTCTCCATGATCCAAGGAGAAGGCAGGAAAAAGAGAAGGTGGGGGCAGGGGTGAATTTCGTAAGAGTGAAGCACGAGAGAAATGACAACAAACCTGAAATACCGGAAAGAAACGTTCTTCCTCCCCATCCTGTCGGTGAGATTTACAATGCTCTTGTGCTTGGTGTGAGGGACTATGTAAGGAAAAACGGGTTTAGGAAGGTCGTTATCGGACTATCCGGCGGGATAGACTCCAGTATAGTTGCTACGATCGCTGTTGACGCTTTAGGCTCTGATAACGTTATCGGCGTGAGGATGCCCTCTCCATACACCTCAAAAGAGAGTCTCGAGGATGCTGAGCAGCTTGCTGAAAATCTTGGAATCGAGCTGATAACACTGCCCATAGCCGGGATATTCGAGGCATACAGAAAAACACTTGCTCCTGTCTTTGCAGGACTCGGTGAGGATGTTACAGAGGAAAACATCCAGGCGAGGATACGCGGGAATCTGCTGATGGCTTTGTCGAACAAGTTCGGATGGCTTGTTTTAACAACAGGAAACAAGAGCGAGATGAGTGTTGGATACGCAACGCTTTACGGGGATATGGCCGGGGGATTTGCTGTGATAAAGGATGTGCCCAAAACCTTGGTTTATGAGCTGGCGAAATACAGAAATAAAATGGAGGATTCCCCAATTCCAGAGAGAGTTTTCTTGAAACCGCCATCAGCAGAGTTGAGACCGGGACAGAGGGATGAGGATGAACTTCCGCCCTATCGCATTCTCGATCCCATACTGAGGGCTTACGTCGAGGAGGACAGGAGCTGTGAAGAGATAGTGGCGATGGGGTTCGATGCCGAAATCGTGAGAAAAGTAATAAAGATGGTGGAGAGGAACGAATACAAACGCAGACAGGCACCACCGGGGATAAAGATCACACCAAGAGCTTTTGGCAAGGACTGGCGGTTTCCGATAACGAATCACTATCTGGAGTGCAGTCGGAGAAACCATCGAGCAGCAGACAGGACATCGAGCCAGTGGGGAAGTAACGCAGCTCAGGGGTAGGCAAATTATGGTACACCAAAGAACTTCTCAACATTCGCAAAAGATATCTGCAATCGGATTTATGTCGGAAGAGTAAGGAGGAGATAACTTCTCAGCCTTGTTTCTTTCAGGACGCTATACAATAAAAATCCTGCGATGTCGATACCAATTTCAGCTCCATCTAAGTTTCGCACGTTTTTCGCATGTGCGTTTTCCGTTAGCTTTGCTGGCCTCCCCCAAACTCCGGGATTTTTTAACCATGCGTAGCCTGTTGCTTTAGTGCCCCCATTAAGTCTGCTGTAACGCTCATATGTTGCTGTTTTCAGTAAGATTCTGGGTTTGAGAGGAAAAGATTGCTGGTGATGGGTTGCTGCGTGCCACGGAGTGTATGTGCCACAAAATGATTGGGGAAGGTTTGTTCAGAGACCATTGAGCAGAAAAAGCATTTATCTTGAACGTGTTTCCGGCAATCTACCGGTTCTTCATCTTCCTTTCCGATCTTTCCCATAAACTGTCTAGAGTTCTGATAATTTCCGTAATTCTGTCAACCTGTTCAATTATTTTCTGTCTGGAGTCGCTATTCTCAATTAATAATTCTGCAAAAGCTCTCAGAGCAGCGAGAGGATTTCTTATTCTGTCAACAAGATACATTATGATTAGAATATTTTCATAAAGCATATTGTATAGCTCATTTTTTATTTTCTCGTCTTCCAGTGATTTAAAGGCTAAGGCCAGGTCTTCCGAGAGTCTTTCAAACAAAATTTTTTCCTCTCTGTTAACTCTCTCCACGCATAGGTAGCCGAAATTATCTCCGCCATAGGTGATGGGAAAGTAGATGTCTTCAGGTTTCTCAGAGATTCTGGCGGAGTAGTCTGAAAGAATTTCCTCGACTTTTTTAATAAGCTCTTCTCTATTTCTGATTCTTGCTATTGCCTTGTTTACTTCGGCAACATTCTTCAACAGCTTGTTCAGGATTACGAGTTCTGTTATGTCCTTTGCTATAACCAGGCAGTGTCTTTTTCCGCCTATTTCTATGGGGACATAATGGTTGATGAAATGTTTGCCCTCTCGTTCATCCTGAAATGTTATGCCCTCATTTGTATCAATAACTTTTTTTGCAAAGCTCAACCTCCTTTCCGCCACCTCCCCTCCAATAATCTCAGAGGTAGACTTGCCAATGGGGTTCGTGCCCAGACTTTTAACCATCGAAGGATTTGCCTCCACGAATACACCCTCTTCCGTCAGGATAGCGATAAGATTTGGTGAGTTATTTACTATTTTCCAGTATTTCTCGGCACTTTCTCTCAACTGCTTGCGCCTCTTCACCTTCTCCGTCACATCTCGGAGTATAAGCAGCACGGCTTTTTCGTTCCTGAATCGTACCAGACTAGGTTTGGTTTCAAAATGTATTTCCCTTCCGTCTGGCAGAACAAATACTTCCTCTTTTGGTTCCACCTCTTCTCCGCTTAACACCTTCTTCATCCTTTCTATTGCTATTGGCCGATACTTGGGGTGAATAAATTCAACAACATCTCTTTTAAGGTCCTCCGCTCTGATGTATTCCAACACTTT
Proteins encoded in this window:
- a CDS encoding ArsR family transcriptional regulator, which encodes MDILSRNRCKMLKILARREKRTSELVSDLGISKTAVSRHITRLKEDGLITKDDGRFRLTGKGKLLERGNSKKRLSLWKGIRTSGRRTTQNRYRNP
- a CDS encoding NAD+ synthase, which codes for MTHIRIALAQINPVVGDLEGNARKVVEWAEKAKKLSADIVVFPEMVITGYPPEDLLLKPDFVEDNVRWATWVARNIDGIVAIFGFVEQCDDNYNAAAVASGGKIVATHRKMYLPNYGVFDEQRYFKAGDEPLVVEIDGVRVGLGICEDIWYPDVVQMEALSGDAEIVVNINASPYHVGKWRLREKMLATRASDNTVFVAYLNMVGGQDELVFDGHSMVFGPDGELVARGKQFEEDLIIVDLDSREVLRKRLHDPRRRQEKEKVGAGVNFVRVKHERNDNKPEIPERNVLPPHPVGEIYNALVLGVRDYVRKNGFRKVVIGLSGGIDSSIVATIAVDALGSDNVIGVRMPSPYTSKESLEDAEQLAENLGIELITLPIAGIFEAYRKTLAPVFAGLGEDVTEENIQARIRGNLLMALSNKFGWLVLTTGNKSEMSVGYATLYGDMAGGFAVIKDVPKTLVYELAKYRNKMEDSPIPERVFLKPPSAELRPGQRDEDELPPYRILDPILRAYVEEDRSCEEIVAMGFDAEIVRKVIKMVERNEYKRRQAPPGIKITPRAFGKDWRFPITNHYLECSRRNHRAADRTSSQWGSNAAQG
- a CDS encoding PAS domain S-box protein, producing MLEYIRAEDLKRDVVEFIHPKYRPIAIERMKKVLSGEEVEPKEEVFVLPDGREIHFETKPSLVRFRNEKAVLLILRDVTEKVKRRKQLRESAEKYWKIVNNSPNLIAILTEEGVFVEANPSMVKSLGTNPIGKSTSEIIGGEVAERRLSFAKKVIDTNEGITFQDEREGKHFINHYVPIEIGGKRHCLVIAKDITELVILNKLLKNVAEVNKAIARIRNREELIKKVEEILSDYSARISEKPEDIYFPITYGGDNFGYLCVERVNREEKILFERLSEDLALAFKSLEDEKIKNELYNMLYENILIIMYLVDRIRNPLAALRAFAELLIENSDSRQKIIEQVDRITEIIRTLDSLWERSERKMKNR